The Nostoc sp. 'Lobaria pulmonaria (5183) cyanobiont' DNA window CAAATGTATCAATTTACCAAGCAAGCTAATATATTAGACACTTATGTAACTTCAGCTAAAACTGGCAATAATGTTGATAAAATGTTTCAAGCTTTAGCCACTCGTTTAATTTAATTAAGATGAATTCATTTTTGACAAATTTATTATCTGTATGTGGTATTGAATATTTGATAATTGATGAAAACTTCAAGATTATAGAGATGTCTTTGGGATTAAATCATTTTGCCGATATTCCTAATGAAGCAAAGCTCGGTCAGGATGTTCGGATTGTGTTTCCAGAATTAGAGGGACTTGAAGATATTTTTGATGCAATTCTACAGGGAGAACAAAATAATTTTGAATTAAAAGGAATTATGCGATCGCAAGATACGGCTTCTCCTTTGTATATTGATATTCGTATTACTAATAAGCTCCAGGAAGACCATTCCAGCAATCGACTAACTATCGTTGTCGAAGATGCTACAGAACGGATGGTACTTGAGCAATCTTTATTTCAAGGTGCAAATGAAGCAAATCTTTTGCTACGTAACTTAAAAGCTTCTAAACAATATATTGACCAAATTGTGACATCAATGGCGGACGCCTTGTTAGTGACAACGCTATCAGGCGAGATAAAAAAAATGAATTATGCCGCACAAATTTTATTGCAATATAACGAAGTAGAACTCATCGGTCAACCGATCGCAAAAGTTATTAGAGAAGTCAATAAGTATCCATTGACAATTGATGATACTGATATATCCCACAGTCAAGACATAAATACTTTAGTAAAAGAAATAGAAACCGTTTGTTATACCAAAAGTTGTAAAACAATTCCCGTAGCTTTTTCATCCTCAATCGTAAAAACAGAAATTGAACATTTTCAAGGTTATGTTTACATTTTGCGAGACATGACTGAACGAAAACAGGCAGAACTTGCTAAACAAGAATTCTTAGCCATGATTAGCCATGAAGTACGGACTCCGATCGCATCGGTAATTGGTATGGCCGGTTTGTTGCAATATACTGAATTGACTGCTGAACAGCAAGATTTTGTTGAAACTATTTACACCAGTGGAAATTCTTTACTGAAAATTATTAACGATTTTCTTGACTTCTCCAAAATACAATCAGGTAACTTGGAACTAGAAGAGGAGCCTTTTGGTTTGCGAAATTGCATTCATGAGGCTTTTTATATGCTTGCACCTACAGCTAAAGAAAAAGGTTTAAAACTTACATTTTTAGATACTCCTGAACTTCCTACTACGATTGTGGGGGATATCACCAGACTGCGCCAAGTCTTGATTAATTTAATCAGTAATGCGATTAAATTTACCGAAACTGGAAGTATAGAAGTTTCAGTTATAACCCGCAAGAATAGCAATATTAATCATTCTTGTGCTGCCAATACTGACGAAATTCAGTTTAGTGTTAAAGATACAGGCATGGGAATTCCACGCGATCGCTTGGAGCGTTTATTTAAAGCTTTCAGTCAAGTTAACTCCTCTATTACTCGACAATATGGCGGTACTGGCTTAGGTCTTGCCATCTGTAAGCAACTGTGCGAGTTAATGGGTGGCAGAATTTGGGTTGAAAGTGAGCTTAATGCAGGTAGTACATTTTACTTTACGATTGCCGCTTCTGTGATTCCAGAAGAGTCAGCAGGAGCCAGTGTGGTCTTCCCCCAACAGGAGATACCAAAAGCGATCGAGTCTCCCCCAGTGGAGCAACAGGCGTTCAATAGTCAGGAGTTATTCAGCGTCCGC harbors:
- a CDS encoding hybrid sensor histidine kinase/response regulator codes for the protein MTNLLSVCGIEYLIIDENFKIIEMSLGLNHFADIPNEAKLGQDVRIVFPELEGLEDIFDAILQGEQNNFELKGIMRSQDTASPLYIDIRITNKLQEDHSSNRLTIVVEDATERMVLEQSLFQGANEANLLLRNLKASKQYIDQIVTSMADALLVTTLSGEIKKMNYAAQILLQYNEVELIGQPIAKVIREVNKYPLTIDDTDISHSQDINTLVKEIETVCYTKSCKTIPVAFSSSIVKTEIEHFQGYVYILRDMTERKQAELAKQEFLAMISHEVRTPIASVIGMAGLLQYTELTAEQQDFVETIYTSGNSLLKIINDFLDFSKIQSGNLELEEEPFGLRNCIHEAFYMLAPTAKEKGLKLTFLDTPELPTTIVGDITRLRQVLINLISNAIKFTETGSIEVSVITRKNSNINHSCAANTDEIQFSVKDTGMGIPRDRLERLFKAFSQVNSSITRQYGGTGLGLAICKQLCELMGGRIWVESELNAGSTFYFTIAASVIPEESAGASVVFPQQEIPKAIESPPVEQQAFNSQELFSVRASSSPSPDLHKLRILLTEDNLVNQKIALKQLKNLGYSADLANNGKEALQLLEKIPYDLVLMDCQMPVLDGLETTKQIHRWQESSFASGRRPVVIAMTANAMKQDKQMCLDAGMDDYLSKPVMKENLAATLEYWGNVIFRAKETAATEQTVSTTDVDSVDLPIDWERLHQLSENNPEFELELLQMFVEDIQPRLELIKIAIAAHDFEQLALQGHQIKGASANMGVTTMHLAAEKLEQLAINQERRGTTNLIVELEEFLKRIEEFLISSK